From Glycine max cultivar Williams 82 chromosome 11, Glycine_max_v4.0, whole genome shotgun sequence, the proteins below share one genomic window:
- the LOC100793380 gene encoding rho GDP-dissociation inhibitor 1, whose protein sequence is MSAAVSSTTSHLEEELKNNNNNNNNVGGESDQPPYNEGANSDVAEETEPEEDDDSKLESNKELDLGPQFTLKEQLEKDKDDVSLRKWKEQLLGSVDMSVVGSESKDPEVKILSLIITSPDKPDLTLPIPFTTDAKKSLFILKEGSKCQMKFTFTVSNNIVSGLKYTNVVWKTGVRVDSRKKMLGTFSPKQEPYTFELEEETIPSGMFVRGTYAARTKFVDDDRKCYLDVSYYFEIQKNRPTPQ, encoded by the exons ATGTCTGCTGCTGTGTCCTCCACAACCTCTCATTTAGAGGAAGAGcttaaaaacaacaacaacaacaacaacaacgttgGTGGAGAATCAGACCAGCCCCCTTACAATGAGGGTGCCAACTCTGATGTTGCTGAAGAAACTGAGCCAGAGGAAGATGATGACTCCAAGTTGGAATCTAACAAAGAACTGGATCTTGGCCCTCAATTCACCCTCAAGGAACAGCTTGAGAAAGATAAa GATGATGTAAGTTTGAGAAAATGGAAGGAGCAACTTCTGGGAAGTGTTGACATGTCTGTCGTTGGAAGTG AAAGCAAAGACCCTGAAGTAAAGATATTGAGCCTCATTATTACAAGCCCAGACAAGCCTGACCTCACCCTTCCAATTCCATTTACTACTGATGCTAAGAAGAGTCTTTTCATCCTTAAGGAAGGAAGCAAATGCCAAATGAAATTCACCTTCACTGTCTCCAACAACATCGTTTCTGGTCTCAAATACACAAATGTTGTTTGGAAAACTGGCGTTAGAG tGGACAGCAGAAAAAAGATGTTGGGAACTTTTAGTCCCAAGCAGGAACCATATACATTTGAATTGGAAGAAGAAACTATCCCTTCTGGCATGTTCGTCAGGGGAACCTATGCAGCAAGAACCaag TTTGTAGATGACGATCGAAAATGCTACTTGGATGTCAGTTACTACTTTGAAATTCAGAAGAACAGACCAACACCTCAATGA
- the LOC100792859 gene encoding MACPF domain-containing protein At1g14780 isoform X1, with the protein MNMMEGAVLPNPIECLGKGFDLTSDFRLKFAKGSGRRLVVVDEGNKRDITVPGTGGGGAATIPNVSEDIRCDKGDRLRFKSDVLQFNQMSELLNQKSAIQGKIPSGYFNALFGLSGDWFRDAHDIKYLAFDGYFISLYYLHLTASHLILQEEVKKSVPAQWDPASLTRFIQTYGTHIIIGMAVGGQDVICVKQNHSSKVPPGDLRRHLENLGDFLFSDLKSPSQQQRNSTPEGKQKVPEVFNRVMQSSTTQFASISEASSKDGLTIICSKRGGDVFKQSHSNWLQTVASNPEAFLFKFVPISSLLTGIPGSGYLSHAINLYLRYKPPPDDLQCFLEFQIPRQWAPMFYDLPLRHQRKKCSSPSLQFGFMFPKLRVSCAQVVSDQKPVVGLRMYLEGRKSDRLAIHVHHLSSLPNTMIHSSSGISLWRGSDDNESSDIFLEPIRWKGFANVCTAVVKHDPNWLHETSGVYIVSGAQLISKGSWPKNVLHLRLLYTHIPNCCIRKSEWDGAPEASRKSSFLTNLSTTFSFTQQSPPQKQAPTVLDSGVYPDGPPVPVRSCKMLKYVDTSEVVRGPHDAPGHWLVTAAKLVTEGGKIGLQVKFALIDY; encoded by the exons ATGAATATGATGGAGGGTGCTGTGTTGCCGAATCCCATAGAGTGTCTGGGTAAAGGGTTTGATCTGACAAGTGATTTTCGATTGAAGTTTGCAAAGGGATCTGGGAGAAGATTGGTGGTGGTTGATGAAGGGAACAAAAGGGACATTACGGTTCCTGGTACTGGAGGAGGAGGAGCAGCTACCATTCCAAATGTTTCTGAGGATATTCGCTGTGACAAGGGCGATCGCCTACGCTTCAAGTCTGATGTCCTTCAATTCAACCAG ATGTCTGAGTTGCTTAATCAAAAATCAGCTATACAAGGAAAAATTCCTTCCGGCTATTTCAATGCTCTTTTTGGTTTGAGTGGTGATTGGTTTCGTGATGCTCATGACATAAAATATCTTGCTTTTGATGGTTATTTCATTTCCCTGTACTATTTGCACCTTACTGCTTCACACCTCATACTGCAAGAGGAAGTAAAGAAGTCTGTTCCAGCTCAATGGGACCCAGCTTCATTAACCAG GTTCATTCAGACATATGGTACACACATAATAATAGGTATGGCTGTTGGAGGTCAAGATGTAATTTGTGTCAAACAAAATCATTCTTCCAAGGTTCCACCTGGTGATCTAAGAAGACATTTAGAGAATCTtggagattttttgttttcagaTTTAAAAAGCCCTTCTCAACAACAAAGGAACAGTACCCCAGAAGGCAAACAAAAA GTTCCTGAGGTCTTTAATCGTGTGATGCAATCAAGTACAACGCAGTTCGCCAGTATTTCAGAAGCATCAAGCAAAGAT GGCCTCACTATCATTTGTTCAAAAAGAGGAGGGGATGTGTTCAAGCAAAGTCACTCAAATTGGCTCCAAACAGTGGCTTCTAATCCTGAAGCATTCCTCTTCAAGTTTGTACCTATTTCCTCACTTCTCACAGGAATTCCTGGAAGTGGCTATCTTAGTCATGCAATCAATTTGTATTTACGCT ATAAGCCCCCTCCGGATGATTTACAATGCTTCTTGGAGTTTCAAATTCCAAGGCAATGGGCACCCATGTTTTATGACCTTCCTCTGAGGCATCAAAGGAAAAAGTGTTCTTCCCCTTCCCtgcaatttggtttcatgtttCCCAAGCTTCGTGTCAGCTGTGCACAG GTAGTAAGTGACCAAAAACCTGTGGTAGGCCTACGGATGTACTTGGAAGGCAGAAAAAGTGATAGACTTGCAATACATGTACACCATCTTTCAAGCCTCCCAAACACAATGATCCACTCTTCATCAGGCATATCATTGTGGCGAGGATCTGATGATAATGAATCCAGTGACATCTTTCTAGAACCAATAAGGTGGAAGGGATTTGCAAATGTGTGCACTGCAGTGGTCAAACATGACCCTAACTGGTTGCATGAAACAAGTGGTGTTTATATTGTAAGTGGTGCACAACTCATTAGTAAAGGAAGTTGGCCAAAGAATGTGCTTCACTTGCGCCTCCTATACACTCACATACCCAATTGCTGTATAAGGAAGTCAGAATGGGATGGTGCACCAGAGGCTTCAAGAAAATCATCTTTTCTCACAAATCTAAGCACAACATTTTCATTCACACAACAAAGTCCTCCTCAGAAGCAGGCTCCAACAGTACTTGACTCTGGTGTGTATCCAGATGGTCCACCAGTGCCTGTTCGTTCCTGCAAAATGCTTAAATATGTGGATACAAGTGAG GTTGTGAGGGGCCCGCACGATGCTCCTGGTCATTGGTTGGTAACTGCTGCTAAGCTTGTGACTGAGGGTGGTAAGATTGGATTACAGGTCAAGTTTGCATTGATAGACTACTAG
- the LOC100792859 gene encoding MACPF domain-containing protein At1g14780 isoform X2: MNMMEGAVLPNPIECLGKGFDLTSDFRLKFAKGSGRRLVVVDEGNKRDITVPGTGGGGAATIPNVSEDIRCDKGDRLRFKSDVLQFNQMSELLNQKSAIQGKIPSGYFNALFGLSGDWFRDAHDIKYLAFDGYFISLYYLHLTASHLILQEEVKKSVPAQWDPASLTRFIQTYGTHIIIGMAVGGQDVICVKQNHSSKVPPGDLRRHLENLGDFLFSDLKSPSQQQRNSTPEGKQKVPEVFNRVMQSSTTQFASISEASSKDGLTIICSKRGGDVFKQSHSNWLQTVASNPEAFLFKFVPISSLLTGIPGSGYLSHAINLYLRYKPPPDDLQCFLEFQIPRQWAPMFYDLPLRHQRKKCSSPSLQFGFMFPKLRVSCAQVVSDQKPVVGLRMYLEGRKSDRLAIHVHHLSSLPNTMIHSSSGISLWRGSDDNESSDIFLEPIRWKGFANVCTAVVKHDPNWLHETSGVYIVSGAQLISKGSWPKNVLHLRLLYTHIPNCCIRKSEWDGAPEASRKSSFLTNLSTTFSFTQQSPPQKQAPTVLDSGVYPDGPPVPVRSCKMLKYVDTSEVVRGPHDAPGHWLVTAAKLVTEGGKIGLQVKFALIDY, encoded by the exons ATGAATATGATGGAGGGTGCTGTGTTGCCGAATCCCATAGAGTGTCTGGGTAAAGGGTTTGATCTGACAAGTGATTTTCGATTGAAGTTTGCAAAGGGATCTGGGAGAAGATTGGTGGTGGTTGATGAAGGGAACAAAAGGGACATTACGGTTCCTGGTACTGGAGGAGGAGGAGCAGCTACCATTCCAAATGTTTCTGAGGATATTCGCTGTGACAAGGGCGATCGCCTACGCTTCAAGTCTGATGTCCTTCAATTCAACCAG ATGTCTGAGTTGCTTAATCAAAAATCAGCTATACAAGGAAAAATTCCTTCCGGCTATTTCAATGCTCTTTTTGGTTTGAGTGGTGATTGGTTTCGTGATGCTCATGACATAAAATATCTTGCTTTTGATGGTTATTTCATTTCCCTGTACTATTTGCACCTTACTGCTTCACACCTCATACTGCAAGAGGAAGTAAAGAAGTCTGTTCCAGCTCAATGGGACCCAGCTTCATTAACCAG GTTCATTCAGACATATGGTACACACATAATAATAGGTATGGCTGTTGGAGGTCAAGATGTAATTTGTGTCAAACAAAATCATTCTTCCAAGGTTCCACCTGGTGATCTAAGAAGACATTTAGAGAATCTtggagattttttgttttcagaTTTAAAAAGCCCTTCTCAACAACAAAGGAACAGTACCCCAGAAGGCAAACAAAAA GTTCCTGAGGTCTTTAATCGTGTGATGCAATCAAGTACAACGCAGTTCGCCAGTATTTCAGAAGCATCAAGCAAAGAT GGCCTCACTATCATTTGTTCAAAAAGAGGAGGGGATGTGTTCAAGCAAAGTCACTCAAATTGGCTCCAAACAGTGGCTTCTAATCCTGAAGCATTCCTCTTCAAGTTTGTACCTATTTCCTCACTTCTCACAGGAATTCCTGGAAGTGGCTATCTTAGTCATGCAATCAATTTGTATTTACGCT ATAAGCCCCCTCCGGATGATTTACAATGCTTCTTGGAGTTTCAAATTCCAAGGCAATGGGCACCCATGTTTTATGACCTTCCTCTGAGGCATCAAAGGAAAAAGTGTTCTTCCCCTTCCCtgcaatttggtttcatgtttCCCAAGCTTCGTGTCAGCTGTGCACAG GTAGTAAGTGACCAAAAACCTGTGGTAGGCCTACGGATGTACTTGGAAGGCAGAAAAAGTGATAGACTTGCAATACATGTACACCATCTTTCAAGCCTCCCAAACACAATGATCCACTCTTCATCAGGCATATCATTGTGGCGAGGATCTGATGATAATGAATCCAGTGACATCTTTCTAGAACCAATAAGGTGGAAGGGATTTGCAAATGTGTGCACTGCAGTGGTCAAACATGACCCTAACTGGTTGCATGAAACAAGTGGTGTTTATATTGTAAGTGGTGCACAACTCATTAGTAAAGGAAGTTGGCCAAAGAATGTGCTTCACTTGCGCCTCCTATACACTCACATACCCAATTGCTGTATAAGGAAGTCAGAATGGGATGGTGCACCAGAGGCTTCAAGAAAATCATCTTTTCTCACAAATCTAAGCACAACATTTTCATTCACACAACAAAGTCCTCCTCAGAAGCAGGCTCCAACAGTACTTGACTCTGGTGTGTATCCAGATGGTCCACCAGTGCCTGTTCGTTCCTGCAAAATGCTTAAATATGTGGATACAAGTGAGGTTGTGAGGGGCCCGCACGATGCTCCTGGTCATTGGTTGGTAACTGCTGCTAAGCTTGTGACTGAGGGTGGTAAGATTGGATTACAGGTCAAGTTTGCATTGATAGACTACTAG
- the LOC100306351 gene encoding Oil body-associated protein 1A-like: METHKNGEPTTGTYLRDTATSAIQNFAPINKIHQHLCAFHFYSYDMSRQVEAHHFCAHQNEEMRQCLIYDSPEKKARLIGLEYIISENLYLTLPDQEKRLWHSHLYEVKSGLFFMPKVPALIQRPDMETVCTTYGKVFHFWQVDKGHSLPFGIPQLMMALTRDGQIYDHLLQSSAERMGIDYEEERKAREYMTGPVHGIHPLANGGGKGLELRLREVELKHDPSPPSVKARILF, encoded by the exons ATGGAGACCCACAAAAATGGAGAACCAACAACCGGCACCTATCTCCGTGACACTGCTACATCTGCTATCCAAAACTTCGCTCCCATCAACAAAATCCACCAACATCTCTGCGC GTTTCACTTTTACTCATATGACATGAGCCGGCAAGTGGAGGCACACCATTTTTGCGCGCACCAGAACGAGGAGATGAGGCAGTGCCTTATCTACGACAGCCCCGAGAAGAAAGCCAGGCTCATAGGGCTGGAATACATCATCTCCGAAAACCTTTACTTGACACTCCCCGACCAGGAGAAGCGTCTGTGGCACTCTCACTTGTACGAGGTCAAGAGTGGCCTCTTCTTCATGCCTAAGGTTCCTGCTCTCATTCAGCGCCCAGACATGGAGACTGTCTGCACCACTTATGGCAAAGTCTTTCATTTCTGGCAGGTCGATAAGGGTCACTCTCTTCCATTTGGGATACCTCAGCTCATGATGGCTCTCACTAGAGATGGCCAGATCTATGATCACCTCCTCCAAA GTTCTGCAGAGCGCATGGGGATAGACtatgaggaagaaagaaaagcGAGAGAATATATGACAGGGCCAGTTCATGGAATTCATCCATTGGCAAATGGAGGGGGTAAGGGCCTTGAACTTCGGCTGAGGGAGGTTGAACTCAAGCACGATCCATCTCCACCATCCGTCAAAGCCAGGATTTTATTTTGA
- the LOC100786308 gene encoding 30S ribosomal protein S1 homolog — MPIFSASLGSFTSISFLSTSQSQSQSHLSPFKLTVKTPWQWQHHHYLTSKVLVSASGNTQIPNTELLQRPTPPDPLDDVRQARRSSDWKAAKTYQDSKLIYNGRVEGFNSGGLLVRFYSIMGFLPFPQLSPVHASKEPEKSIQEIAQGLIGSIMSVKVILADEDNKKLIFSEKEAAWSKFSKQVNVGDIFEVRVGYVEDYGAFVHLRFPDGLYRLTGLIHVSEVSWDLIQDVRDILKVGDEVRVKVVGIDWGKSRINLSIRQLEEDPLLETLDKVIPQDGSADPDSMSGGDSGSIEPLPGLETILEELLQEDGIYDVRISRQGFEKRVVSQDLQLWLCNAPPTNQRFTLLARAGRQVQEIHLTTSLDQEGIKKALQRVLERVP, encoded by the exons ATGCCCATATTCTCTGCAAGCTTGGGCTCCTTCACTTCCATCTCCTTCCTCTCAACTTCACAATCACAATCACAATCACACCTTTCTCCTTTCAAGTTAACTGTGAAGACACCTTGGCAATGGCAGCATCATCACTATCTCACTTCTAAAGTGTTGGTCTCTGCCTCTGGCAACACCCAAATTCCTAATACTGAACTTCTTCAACGCCCTACTCCTCCAGACCCTCTCGATGACGTTCGTCAGGCTCGG AGATCGTCAGATTGGAAGGCTGCAAAGACATATCAAGATAGTAAACTCATCTATAATGGTAGAGTGGAAGGTTTTAATTCTGGAGGCCTGCTGGTTCGGTTTTATTCTATTATGGGCTTTCTCCCATTCCCCCAATTGAGTCCAGTGCATGCTTCTAAAG AACCAGAGAAATCTATACAAGAAATTGCACAAGGCTTAATTGGTTCAATCATGTCGGTGAAg GTAATTCTAGCAGATGAGGATAACAAGAAATTGATCTTCTCTGAAAAGGAAGCTGCCTGGTCCAAATTTTCAAAACAGGTTAATGTAGGGGACATTTTTGAAGTAAGAGTTGGTTATGTTGAGGACTATGGTGCTTTTGTTCATTTGCGCTTCCCTGACG GTCTTTATCGCCTTACTGGACTAATACACGTGTCAGAAGTGTCATGGGATCTAATTCAGGATGTCAGAGATATCTTAAAAGTGGGCGATGAAGTGAGGGTCAAAGTTGTCGGTATTGATTG GGGAAAATCAAGGATTAACCTATCAATTAGACAGCTAGAAGAAGATCCACTCTTAGAAACTCTGGACAAAGTAATACCTCAG GATGGTTCAGCTGATCCTGATTCCATGAGCGGTGGTGATAGCGGTAGCATTGAGCCTCTTCCAGGACTTGAAACAATCCTTGAAGAGCTGCTACAGGAAGATGG AATATATGACGTAAGAATCAGCCGTCAAGGGTTTGAAAAACGAGTGGTCTCGCAGGACTTGCAGCTTTGGCTTTGTAAT GCACCTCCCACGAACCAAAGGTTTACTCTTCTTGCTCGGGCTGGAAGACAG GTGCAGGAGATACACCTGACTACATCCCTTGATCAGGAAGGTATCAAGAAGGCATTACAACGAGTACTGGAGCGTGTCCCCTGA